The nucleotide window gcctgcttaaccgattgaaccatccaggtgcccctcccaggcCAATTTTAAATACCTCTGTCTTCACAGTTGTAAGTGGAGTCTCATCGCCTTTCCCACCAGAAACATCTGCTTCAGCAATCTCTCCTGGGGCAATGTTTCTTGGTTCCTCATCTAAGTCCTGACTTCTGAGTTCTGGTGGCTCCATACTTGTGGCTGGAACAACTCCAGCTACTATTTCAGGACCTGAGATGCCTTGCTCTGGTTCTGCAGGTTCCATTTTAATCTCAACACTGGGCTCCCTGATGTCCACCAGTTCATGGATTCCTTTGTTTTCGGTTTCCTCAAAGTCCAGCCTTTCTTGCTTGACTGTCATCTCTGGTGCAGGGAGAGATACTGGCTTGTCCCGCTCCTGCTGGATAGGGTGCTcccaggggccaggcagggacTGGGGATCATCATTCTCTTCACAGAATGACAGTGCTGCTTCTACTGCTGCCACATCCAGCACTTCAGGATGATCATCTACCTGTCCCATAATACATACACTGTTGAAGTCAAAGAAAGAAGCCCAAGTCCCTCAATTCTGTTAGCACCAAATGAAATGACCTCAATCTATagcttctctctccatcttctccaTGTAGCAGATGCAACCAATGGGCAGGCACCTGTCCTATGCAAACCAGTAACACAGGGATGGCTGCGAGAGGACTAATGTGAGCACCAAAGGGCTTCGGACTATGGAGATGGAGATGGGCAGAAGcaggaaaaatgtttatgtaccTACAAGAAGCAAGGAGAGGCTGAGGAGAGAAGCCTATGTAGGACTGATGAGAGATTCTTTTGGGCTCTGTGAATAGTTACCTTGTCCTCAATGATGGCAATGATGTCTCCAACGGTCTCAAAGTCCAGCTCTTCACCTGTGTAGGACACAGCAATATCCATCTTCTCAGCCAAATCTAAATCTTCCTTCCCATCTATGCTGGGAGGCTTTGATCCTCCAGGAGCCTCGGCTACCCCTGATCGGAAACACTCTTCTTTGATAGAATTGATGATCATGGAGATTTCACTGCTATCCATGGAAACAGTCACAGTATGTGGATCCCCCACAGCCTCCATGGGGACACAGGTGTCAGGCTGACTCACTGAataacaggaagagaaaagaatttcagAAGCTTATCTAGTACCAAGTGACCACCTGGATATCAACCAAAGCTATAGACAGATGTCAAGTACCCACACACTTAAGCTCAAAAAGTTACCTTAGATCTACATCTGCCTATGTTTTTTGGTTCTCACTTTTATCTAGAAAGTAGGGTGAGCACACATTCTCAAGCCTACTCATATGTGTACACTTAGCCCCTTTCCCCCAACACATAAATGCCCGCCCACatcttttcattcttgtttttctaaGGATAGAGATGTCCATGGAGAACAGGACAGAAGCATCTGAATTGGAGATGATGCTCTTGGTCAGCTTTCTCTAACTGAAGCTCGAGATGAAATTTTGGACCTAGTGGCTGCTCAGGGCGTGGGTCAGGGACGCACCTGGAGCTACACTCTCAGGAGTGGAGACAGCCGGAGCAGAGGATGGTGCTGGCAGCGCAGGCATCATGACAATGGTAGCCTGGGACACAGACTCTACAGGGGGTGGCACAAGTTTAACTGGAGGTTCACTGGCAACAGTAGTGAAGGAAGCAAGAGGAGTGGTGAACTGTGTAGGACCAGCTTCTAAAAGCCGGGAAAGAGTAGGAGCACCTAACAAAGAGGTACACAAAATGAGGTAAGAGGAAAGCACATGAATACGAAGCAAGAGCCACTTTAAGACTCAACCAAGAAAAGTTTTAGTCTCAAAGGATGAAAggaactcttcttttttttaagtaagctcattatctatttccttactttttccaAGCTTTCTAATAAAGATCTTCTTGCAAGTTAGGAATAAACCAAAATACTAGAACACACAGGGTGTATGAAAAACGGGTGGAAATTTTTCACTGgaagaaaatcaaacaataacaacaaaaccacGAAAAACTGGTATGAATAAATCTGTCACTTCTGCTTCAGTTAAGCATGCTGTAAACCACCCAAGTTCAACACCATTCAAATATCAATAACTGAGGTTTGATATTTTGTAaagcttttctctttgctttactttttctatCTCACTCAATTCTCTCAACATCCTTGTAAAGTACATTATGTTGCaattaataaaaaagcaaactggATCTCAAGAGTTAAGTCATCTCGCCAAGGTCACAAAATCAGTAATGTAGGAAGCCTGAGACTCAAGTCCAGTTCTCTGGCTCCAAATCTTGATCCCCTATACTACAGCCTCAGATATCTCTAGCgcctttccataattttgcaaGCCCCAGAGAAGCAGCTTCACTACTAACTTCACTATTCTTCTCATCATTATCTATGCTGTGGTCATCCAGAGATATTACTATTTAGAAGACAGAATGGATTTACAATCTGGGGAACTATGTGGTTTAACAGGTAAGGTAGCTCCAAAAAAAGTTGGGCTTTACATCTAGGATTGACAGTTGCTTATTATCAGAGGCTAGAAACCAAAGATAGTCAATACTAAGATTAACATCTTTGAAGTAAAGTAGATAAGGGAAAAGTATTGACTTACCTGAGGCAGCAGGGGAGGCTGcaacagtgttgggtgtttgctgCATCTCCCCACCATGTATCATGGGAAGAACCCCGCCTACCTCCAGGAGGACACCTGTACTGTTCAAGTGGCCAGAAGCCACAGCCATTTCACTCTCACTGACCTATTAGGGAAGAACAGAGGTGAAGGAGACACTCAAGCTTTCCTTTACTACCACTTCCCAAAAAAGCTTCAGCAGTTGACCAAACTTCATGAAGTTAATATCCATAGAGAATAATTTCAGACACAAGGGAAgctctactttttaaaacttatttgacAAGAGTTCTCTGTAGAAGAGAACCAAAACAGATGTGGTTTCAGATAACTCAGGACCCGAGGATACTATCAActtattggttttttgtttctgtttttgttaagTTAACATTTAATTAGgagatctctttctcttttgaactttttttttccatgtcataTTTTAGGTCCCAGGCACTCCCTTCCAAAGTACTAAATCACCACAGCTCTCAAACACCCACAGAAGTCTCCATACCAGTCTGGGGCTAGTAGGCAGGAGGCTGCCCTTCTTCAAGAGCTCTgacagcagaggggaggggggtggagttGCTTTCTGTCCAAGCATCTTTTTCTGGGGTGAATCATCTGTTACTGGGGTCATGGGGGCTTCTAagggtgcagagcctggaggAAGGGTGTCAGGAATCCCAGGAAACGAGGTGACTGGGGTACTCGGCAAAGTCCCAGGGGTTACCTAAGAGACAACAGAGAACCTTTATCTGACTTCTCATACTCTGGAAGGTTCCCTACTAATCTGGATGGGTTAGTGTGTCTAACTATTACTTTATTAGTCCTGAGTGTAACTGCCCAGAACCCTCTACCCCTCCTGCTCTCAGCCATATGTTTCTTCCAGGTTTCTCTGTTCCACCCAAACTCACAGTGACCCAAACATTCCACCCAATCTGCCTTTTACAAACTCCTTAACCACTACCAATATTATATTTACAAGAACACTATCCCtcatttcagcagaaattttaaaaaactagtttACTTACAAACAACTTCTTATTTTACCTATCTCTCAAAAGGTCAAAAGGCTCAACATTTTTAGGTCCATCCTTATCTTAAGAGCACAGAACATGGTAAATTAAGTCTTTGGCCTTCAGACCAAGAGAGGAAATTGCCTCTAGGCCAAAAGTGGTTTCCTCATCACTCAGCTCTCTGCTGGCTTATTGCCCCTTTGCTGATCAATTCctgcaaatgaaaatatactcaCTCCAGAGGTGGCCTCTTCCATAGTGGTTGTGGTCAAGTCTCCAAGTGGATAATCACCTCCTGGGGAGGCAGAATCTATAGGAGAGCGGACCATCACAGTGGGTAATCTCCGAGGGGGTGTCTTTACTGCTTGACGAGCTAAAACATAAAAAGcaacaatttttaagttttcaagatTAAATAAACGAAACTGGTCACTACTCTATTACATAAAAGACAAATAGGGACGTTGCCTAATTAAAGCAGTATTCTACTTGTGGGAGAcagataccttttttttaaaaagtttatttaagtaatctctacacccaacatgggtctcaaactcacggccctgagatcaaATGTCAaatgctctcccaactgagccagccagtcaccatGAGACAATCAACTTTTTAAGACTCATTTTTCCTAAGCATAATTCTCACCCTAAGCAAACCCACTGAACTATCTCATAGGTTCTTGGAATAGGAAGGTGGCTTAAACATCCTTCAATATCCTCTTCAACAActtattattatgattttgtttttaataagagaaaagaCCTCACTGGCTCAGAGCTAGAGCTACAAATGCTTATATTCTTATCCAATGACTGGGCTATTCTTAATCTTCTTATAGAGCTTTGCTTCCTAAAAACTTAATTATACTCAACATCTATATTATCAAGCCTTCGCGTCCTAAAAGGACCCTAAGTCTAGTGAGAACAGAGCAGAGCTCATTTACCAAGAGTTTCTTCCTGGATATAAAGGgatgtttttattgtggtaaaaaagaAGAGGACATAGATAAGTGcgcaaataaaatggaattagTGGATTCTATGTTACAATATAGTCTTCAACTGTTATTAACATGCAGTACTGTATATATAGTTAACTGCTAAAGGGAGTCAGGAGGAGGTTCCATTTACCTTGATATGCAGCATCTGTAGCCTTCCTCTTTACTtcagcctcctcttcctccaatttctttttcctaaagcGGGAAGTAAGGGTAAGATCCTAGCCAGCTCTAACTCCTCCACAGGTCATAACACCCTCACAAAGAAATTTCTGCCAGGCTAGCAC belongs to Acinonyx jubatus isolate Ajub_Pintada_27869175 chromosome A1, VMU_Ajub_asm_v1.0, whole genome shotgun sequence and includes:
- the LOC106967989 gene encoding bromodomain-containing protein 8 isoform X12 translates to MATGTGKHKLLSTGPTEPWSIREKLCLASSVMRSGDQNWVSVSRAIKPFAEPGRPPDWFSQKHCASQYSELLETTETPKRKRGEKGEVVETVEDVIVRKLTAERVEELKKVIKETQEKYRRLKRDAELIQAGHMDSRLDELCNDIVMKKKLEEEEAEVKRKATDAAYQARQAVKTPPRRLPTVMVRSPIDSASPGGDYPLGDLTTTTMEEATSGVTPGTLPSTPVTSFPGIPDTLPPGSAPLEAPMTPVTDDSPQKKMLGQKATPPPSPLLSELLKKGSLLPTSPRLVSESEMAVASGHLNSTGVLLEVGGVLPMIHGGEMQQTPNTVAASPAASVSQPDTCVPMEAVGDPHTVTVSMDSSEISMIINSIKEECFRSGVAEAPGGSKPPSIDGKEDLDLAEKMDIAVSYTGEELDFETVGDIIAIIEDKVDDHPEVLDVAAVEAALSFCEENDDPQSLPGPWEHPIQQERDKPVSLPAPEMTVKQERLDFEETENKGIHELVDIREPSVEIKMEPAEPEQGISGPEIVAGVVPATSMEPPELRSQDLDEEPRNIAPGEIAEADVSGGKGDETPLTTVKTEASPESMLSPSHGSNPIEDPLEAETQHKFEMSDSLKEESGTIFGSQIKDAPGEDEEEDGVSEAASLEEAKEEDQGEGYLSEMDNEPPVSESDDGFSIHNATLQSHTLADSIPSSPASSQFSVCSEDQEAIQAQKIWKKAIMLVWRAAANHRYANVFLQPVTDDIAPGYHSIVQRPMDLSTIKKNIENGLIRSTAEFQRDIMLMFQNAVMYNSSDHDVYHMAVEMQRDVLEQIQQFLATQLIMQTSESGISAKSLRGRDSTRKQDSSEKDGGTRGRRCAIEADMKMKK
- the LOC106967989 gene encoding bromodomain-containing protein 8 isoform X9 — translated: MATGTGKHKLLSTGPTEPWSIREKLCLASSVMRSGDQNWVSVSRAIKPFAEPGRPPDWFSQKHCASQYSELLETTETPKRKRGEKGEVVETVEDVIVRKLTAERVEELKKVIKETQEKYRRLKRDAELIQAGHMDSRLDELCNDIVMKKKLEEEEAEVKRKATDAAYQARQAVKTPPRRLPTVMVRSPIDSASPGGDYPLGDLTTTTMEEATSGVTPGTLPSTPVTSFPGIPDTLPPGSAPLEAPMTPVTDDSPQKKMLGQKATPPPSPLLSELLKKGSLLPTSPRLVSESEMAVASGHLNSTGVLLEVGGVLPMIHGGEMQQTPNTVAASPAASGAPTLSRLLEAGPTQFTTPLASFTTVASEPPVKLVPPPVESVSQATIVMMPALPAPSSAPAVSTPESVAPVSQPDTCVPMEAVGDPHTVTVSMDSSEISMIINSIKEECFRSGVAEAPGGSKPPSIDGKEDLDLAEKMDIAVSYTGEELDFETVGDIIAIIEDKVDDHPEVLDVAAVEAALSFCEENDDPQSLPGPWEHPIQQERDKPVSLPAPEMTVKQERLDFEETENKGIHELVDIREPSVEIKMEPAEPEQGISGPEIVAGVVPATSMEPPELRSQDLDEEPRNIAPGEIAEADVSGGKGDETPLTTVKTEASPESMLSPSHGSNPIEDPLEAETQHKFEMSDSLKEESGTIFGSQIKDAPGEDEEEDGVSEAASLEEAKEEDQGEGYLSEMDNEPPVSESDDGFSIHNATLQSHTLADSIPSSPASSQFSVCSEDQEAIQAQKIWKKAIMLVWRAAANHRYANVFLQPVTDDIAPGYHSIVQRPMDLSTIKKNIENGLIRSTAEFQRDIMLMFQNAVMYNSSDHDVYHMAVEMQRDVLEQIQQFLATQLIMQTSESGISAKSLRGRDSTRKQDSSEKDSVPMGSPAFLLSLFDGGTRGRRCAIEADMKMKK
- the LOC106967989 gene encoding bromodomain-containing protein 8 isoform X10, which codes for MATGTGKHKLLSTGPTEPWSIREKLCLASSVMRSGDQNWVSVSRAIKPFAEPGRPPDWFSQKHCASQYSELLETTETPKRKRGEKGEVVETVEDVIVRKLTAERVEELKKVIKETQEKYRRLKRDAELIQAGHMDSRLDELCNDIVMKKKLEEEEAEVKRKATDAAYQARQAVKTPPRRLPTVMVRSPIDSASPGGDYPLGDLTTTTMEEATSGVTPGTLPSTPVTSFPGIPDTLPPGSAPLEAPMTPVTDDSPQKKMLGQKATPPPSPLLSELLKKGSLLPTSPRLVSESEMAVASGHLNSTGVLLEVGGVLPMIHGGEMQQTPNTVAASPAASGAPTLSRLLEAGPTQFTTPLASFTTVASEPPVKLVPPPVESVSQATIVMMPALPAPSSAPAVSTPESVAPVSQPDTCVPMEAVGDPHTVTVSMDSSEISMIINSIKEECFRSGVAEAPGGSKPPSIDGKEDLDLAEKMDIAVSYTGEELDFETVGDIIAIIEDKVDDHPEVLDVAAVEAALSFCEENDDPQSLPGPWEHPIQQERDKPVSLPAPEMTVKQERLDFEETENKGIHELVDIREPSVEIKMEPAEPEQGISGPEIVAGVVPATSMEPPELRSQDLDEEPRNIAPGEIAEADVSGGKGDETPLTTVKTEASPESMLSPSHGSNPIEDPLEAETQHKFEMSDSLKEESGTIFGSQIKDAPGEDEEEDGVSEAASLEEAKEEDQGEGYLSEMDNEPPVSESDDGFSIHNATLQSHTLADSIPSSPASSQFSVCSEDQEAIQAQKIWKKAIMLVWRAAANHRYANVFLQPVTDDIAPGYHSIVQRPMDLSTIKKNIENGLIRSTAEFQRDIMLMFQNAVMYNSSDHDVYHMAVEMQRDVLEQIQQFLATQLIMQTSESGISAKSLRGRDSTRKQDSSEKDGGTRGRRCAIEADMKMKK